The genomic interval AACAAGAGATTAACTAACAGGTTAACAGTGCATTAACAGTTCCCTTATTTTTTCGGGGTATGTTTGTATCGATAAAAGCAAAAGCACGTTGTCCTTTACTTCCAGGCCTCTCATACAAAAAGGTGTGAGGGCTTGGGGGTTAAGGGTTCCCTTCAGGAAACGCTCAAACTCCAAACGCTAAATAACACACACAGAATTTATTATACTTAAACGCATTATACTACCCTGGGAACATGGCCAAAATACTAGAGGGGGAATAATGTAGATTACTACACATTATGGCTGTCAGTAACATACTGTGGTCAAACAAATCAAAAACCAACTAATACTAAAAAAGGTCTCGTTTTCACGAGACCTTTTTCCTTTGTAAATGATATGATGGCTCCGTCAATTCGGCTAATCTTTCAGCTTGTGCAGGAATGTAGACAATTTAAACAACAACTCATCCTGTAAACCTGCTCTCAGCTTGGCTTCGTCATCTGTAATACCCAGACGGCGCATGCGCTGATAATACCCGTAGGATCCACCGATCAGTTCCAGGCATTCTTCGATCTTTTCCCTGATCTCTGCTTCTTTGCTCTTTTTATCATATTCCTTCTTGGAGAGGATCTTCTCAACAAAGTAAAAATTATCCTTTGTCTCTACCCATTTGCCCCTTGACTGGTGCTGTGGTTTGTATACTTCCAGGTAACAGCTGTCCAGGTGCAACACTTCGCCGAATTCAGACCTTACATCAATGGATGCAGGCCTTCCCTTCTGCGGGTTTGCCATCAGTTTCTTGATGAAATGGCTAATCTCCATTCCCAGTTCACCGCTGCTGGTGAGGATCTGGTTCAGTTGAGAGAATTCCATGACCATTGTGACACGGATATACCGGCTGCCCGACTTTAGTTTGCCAATGATGCTCGGCGTCTGGTTTTCGTCAAACAGGATGTCTTCCACCTGTACCTTACTCACTGTGCGGTAATTGGGTGTATATCCTTCCGAAGCCGGTGTAGCCTTTTTGTTAGCTGTTCTGGAAACATGCTGTTTGGCGGCATGCTGTGCAAAGTCATCAATGAACCGCAGATCGTGTCCTTTCAGACGGTGGTAAAGTTCATGTGTATTATAATTGACGATCCTGCTCAGTAGCAATACATCGTCCCATACATCAGCATATTGCACTTTTTTAATCTCGTCGAGCACGTCCGTAGCTGCCAGGTTCCGGCGATACAACAGTTCCCCTACCAGGAAGACGGAATAGTCGTTCACAGGGTAGCCCAGTTCCGGCAACAGATCATAAGGGCTCTTCTTTTGTTCCTTCGCCTGGTCCAGTTGCTCCATATCAGAAACTACCGGGGCCAGCAGGTACTTACGGGCTGCTGTACGTAATTTCTTACTCACATGATCAATCAGATGATCGTTCACTTCACGCTGGCTGACAAAATCGTGCAGGATCTGCACAAAACGCTTGGATGCAGGCAAGCCGAACTGCAGCAGAATATCATTCTCCATGTCCAGCACACTTGCACCACCCGCGTGTTCCTTGCTGGCTTTAGTCCGCGTCTCCTGCTGCTGACAGCGCTGATAATATTCCTGTAATTTCAGTTTAAGCTTATCCATATATTTATCTTATTAAATCAATTCTCCATTTAAACAGTCTCTTCACACCAGGTTCGGGGTTCCGAACATCCCTTCCGGGGTATAAAAAGCCTGTTTCCGCTTGCGGACTGCGCCGTAAAATGCCGGAAAGACATACAGCGACGCCATCAATAGCGGGCACAATTGTTTGTTTTACAATAAGTTATTCAATGGGAGTAGTATAGCGATCTAATGGGAGAATGCAAAGATACAGTTTTTGAAAGTTTCGTCATAGCCTGCTCTGTAATCTAATTGTAAAGCGCTGGTCACTTTAAGACCATTTTAGCCTTTTCCCAGAGAGCCAGGCGGTCGTCATATCCGTTCAGTCCGCCGTTGATGCGTATGGTCAGCCACTGGAACTTACTGTAAAGCTTGTTTTTGTACATGGTTGTCCAATTATCGGGCTGATCGGCTATCTGGTTCAGCGTTTTGTATACCGACCAGAACCAGCAGGCTGAGGCTACGGCATACTGAGGGGTAGCAAGCAGGTCGGGCGCATTCCGGAAAGTGACGGCATCGCCCGTCAGACCTCTGCTGCAGTCGTCATAACTGGCCCTGCCGGTCAGCTGGATGAGCCCGCGGCCCCTGAACCGCCATCCGTCTCCGCTGGATTCCGGGCCATTGCCCAGGCGGTTGGCGTAAACCTTGTTGGCGATCATGTCCGGTTTACCGGCATAGCGCTGGGCAAGATCCTGGGTAGGGAAATACTTGGGAAATACGGCTACTAAACGGTCTGCCCGGTAATTCAGGTTCTCTGTTACTACGCTGAACTGGCCACATTCATGGCCCAGTTGTGCCAGAAAGGCGGCGGCCCTTGCGGGCGTATTGATCTGGTAAACAGGCATCTCCTGGTTTAAATAGGGCAGGTATTGCTGGATGTTTCGTGTATCGGCCTGCGGCATAATAGCCTGCAGTTGCTCGCTGGTAACTGTCATAGGGCTTAGTATTGAGATTAACATTACAAATGTAACACTTAACATGCTCTTCCGCTAACAATCCGGCAGCGTTCCTGTTTTTTGGAAGCCTGATCACATACAAATTTACCCGGAGCCGGGCCGTGATTTTCTTCGCCCCGCTATTCCGGATGCAGTGTCCGGATGTTAAAAGCAACCTATATGCTGTGTAGGGAATGCATCGCCTGTTTATGTACATGTTTCTACAAAACAGGCTGTAATGAACGATATATATGCTGGCCTGTTCACGGTATAGTATTTGGACTTTTGCTCCTGATAACAATTAAAAATCTTGAATTATGCAGATACTATCCAACACTTCCACCAACTCAAGGCTGGAGGAATTTTTCGTAACTATGTTACAGGAAATATACTGGTCTGAACAACACCTGGTAAATGTATTGTCTACAATGACCGGTGCTGCCAGCAATACCGAATTGATACAGGCATTTGACCAGCACAGGCAGCAGACGGTGGAACATGTAAAAGTAGTGGAGCGCGCATTCAGCCTGCTGGGTATACCCGCACAGGCAGAACCCAGCATGGGCCTGCAGGGATTGTTCGATGAAGGCTGGCAGGTAATAGATGAGACGGAAGAAGGCTCAGCCCAGAGAGATGTAGCGCTCATCATTGCAGCGCAGAAAGTAGAACACTACGAAATTGCCTGCTATGGAAGCCTGGTAACACTGGCCGCTACACTGGGAGAAATAGAAGTGGCAGACATGCTGAGAGCTGTGTTGACAGAAGAAAAAGAAACAGATGCCTTACTGACCATTATTGCAGAGAGTAAGATCAATGCTCAGGCCAGTGAAGAACCCGTGGCACGTTAATATCATTTTCCGTACGAAAAAATGGGCTGTACAGGACGGTTTCCCAACCCTGTCAGCCCTTTATTATTAAAGCATGCATACGACTTATAAACCGTGCTTCTGGTAACGCCCCATGATGACTCCTTCTGCCAGAACATGCCCCTGCATGGCCTGTTGCAGCGCTGCTTTATCAGCTTCGCTGTCAAGGTCCAATTCCGTATCAAGCGCATAGATGTGAAAATAATAACGGTGGAATCCTGAGGGCGGACAAGGGCCGTAATACCCGGTATTACCACTCCCGTTCTTTCCGCATACACCGGGAACGGTATCGCATCCGATCAGATTGGTAGGCGCAATATTCCATACTACCCAGTGATCAAAAGTGCCTTTAGGCGCGTCCGGATCTTCCGCGATAATGGCCAGCGTCTTTGCACCCGCAGGGATCTTTTCTATCTGCAGCGGGGGATTGACATCTTCGCCTTCGCAGGTATATTTCGAAGGAATGACACCTTCATGATCAAATGCAGTACTTGATATTTTGAGGCTATCTGTTGCATTGTTTTCCATACCTGAAATGACCGAAAAATCAAGCCAGCCCCGCGGACCTGAAAAAATGTAAAAACAACCCTTCTGCGGGGGTAAACATGCTACATAAATGAATGAAAACCGGGGAGCCTGTAGAAACTATTCATCAATGCGCGCCACCAGTTCATCAATAAAACCGGCCTGCCTTTCATTGATCTTTTCCCGGGCAATGTCAATGGGGAACCAGGCCGCCCGGTCAATCTCCGGGAAGGACTTCATCTTACCCGAACGTGGCGGCCATTCTATTTCGAAAAGGTTACTCACGATGCTGTCTGCATCCAGGTCGCCCGCTACCGCCCAGCAATGTACCGTTTTATGCCCTTTTTGCCGGATGGTGGCCAGCTGGATGAAATGGCCGGAAGGCCGGTATCCCGTCTCTTCCTCAAACTCACGGATAGCGGCTTGTAAAGGCTCCTCTCCTTCCTGGTATTCCCCTTTTGGTACCGACCAGCTGCCCAGGTCCTTCTTAGCCCAGAAAGGTCCGCCCGGATGCCCGAGGAATACTTCCAGCCGCTTGCCTTTTTTCCTGTAGAGTAATATGCCCGCACTTTGTTTTGCCATACGTAAAGGTACATATTGCAATTCTGGTTCCGGATACCAGGAGCTTATCATCGTCCGCGAACAATTAGAGAACGCTCCCCGGCTTTCACATTAAAAACGGCAGATACAATGCCGGAAAGCGGTGTTTGTCGGAATATGGGATGCCCCTTCCTATATATTATTCATAGTGAATCAGATAAGCACCGGGCAAAAAGAAAATAAGGATTTTTCAATGGCAGTCCCTTCGCAGCATTGAAAATTGAGCTATCTTGGACATCTCATGATTGTAGCATGATTGTAGCAGCCCTTTTATATTTGGTTGTTAGTTATTCCACCGAAGTCAGACTAACCCCAGGCAGTAATATGCACTTTTCCGGCCCGACAGATACCGTCGAGGCGTCTGCCAGAGAATATACCCTCGTAGCAGACAGCCGGGGAAGGCTCAATATTGACAATTCCAGGAACACCTATCGCCCGGGAGATATATTGAACCTCAAAGGTAATTTTAAGTCCATCTTCTTCTTCAATATGAGCGGCACTGCCGCCAAACCTATCATCATCCGTAACTATCGCAATACGGTGGTCAAGATCGGTGAGCCTGACTGGAACGGAGGTGGTTATTCCTCTGCCTGTGAATTCTCCAATTGTCATTATATCCGTTTCGGCAGTCAGTCGGACCGGAGCATGATCGTCATCAATGGCTCTACGCAGCCTGCCAGGGAGGCCTATCATGATTTGCATATAGGTAATAAGACAGACAATATCGAGATCTGTTTCCTGACCATCATGAACGGCGGAAATGGCATTGTAGCAAAGACAGATCCCATGAAGGGAGATCCCGGTAGCGTATATCCCAGCCTGGTGACCCGCAACCTGCAGATACATGACCTCAACATCAGCGGTACAAAGAATGAGGCCATGTATATTGGCCATACCGCCACTTACTGGGACCATACGCTCAACCAGCCCTATTATGGATCTCCGTCAAAGTTCACTCCCGGTCATGACTATGTACAACCTGCCAAATGGCAGAACGTGAAGATCTACAATAACGTGATCAGCAATATTGGCCTGGATGGCATACAAACGGCTGCTATTGACGGGCTGGAGGTCTTTAATAATGAAGTTACCCATTGGGGCACACAACGTAATGCAGCACATAACGGCGGCATTCTCATTGGCGGCCGCACGACCAATACCAACACACATGATAACTATGTGCATGACGGCTGGGGAGAATTCTGCCAGTTTTATGGCTCGGGTGAGAACAGAGCAACACATACCATCAGTAACAATCTTTTTACAGACAACCAGGGTGACGGTATCAGTATGAGGGGAACCGACAATGCCATTGTACGCATTACCAATAATACGGTAGCCTGCACAAAGGGCAACAGCCTGCGTATTAACGGTTACACGGGTATGAAAGGCAAGCAGATCGTCAATGCCAATGCATTCATTGCACCCAATGGAGGCCAGGGTGTCAACATCAGGAACTATGTCTATGTAGAGGAAGGCGGAGACGCCATAGAAGGTACAGGTAACGAAGAAAACAAGAAATTTCAGACCCCGCTGGAGGCCCGTGTGAATACTGCGGAGTACTATCGTCCCCAACAAGGCTCATCCATTGGAAATGCCGGTTATAGGAGAAAATAAACAACGAACCCTTTCATATAATGTTAAATATCCATTAAAAAAATATTTGCTTACTAAAAAAAAAGAGATATATCTTTGTTCCCAGCATTTTTGTATTCGAGTTTTAACCCTGATCTATTGAAAGCCTACGACCATAACGTAATATTTCTGTCTTTTAGAGGGGACGTTTTACATCTGTTTTTTGGAGCCTACTTTATTGTGTCATAAGATACCAAACTTAGGAATCATTCCTTATGCATATACAGAGCAGAAGGCATTTCTTAAAGAATGCCGCTATTTTATCCCCTGTACTCACCTTTTTCCCGTCATACCTGACGGCAGGAAAAGGGTCGAAGTTTCGTATCGCCTTCATTGGTACTGGCATGTGGGGACAGCAGTACCTGAAGCAAGCACTCCAACACAAAGATCTGGATGTAAGAGCAATTTCCGAGACCGATCCGGCAGCAATCAACCGGAGCCTGGAATTATTCCGCGAGGCAGGTCATTCTCATCCAGACATTTACCGGGACAATTACCAGACATTACTCGCCCGCCAGGACATTGACGCCGTTGTTATTGCGGCCCCCTGGCACCAGCATTACAGTATTGCCAAAGCAGCGATGCTTGCAGGTAAACATGTAGCCTGTGGCGCCGTAATGGGTACTACGCTTGAAGAGCACCAGGACATTGTTCGTATCAGCGAGCAGACACGTTGCCAGTACTTTACGCTGGACGAGCACAGTTACCGTTCAGACCTGCTGGCCGTTACCAACATGGCACAGGAAGGCGTTTTCGGAGATCTGCAATCCATACATGCCGGCGCCAGCCCTCATGTACTGGCGGCTGAACAAGACAAAGAAGCCCTTTCCTACCCTGTTTATCCTGCCGCAGCAGTTGCCAGGCTACTGAACCTGAAAGAGAATACCTATGTATCCCTGCAGGTAGTAC from Chitinophaga filiformis carries:
- a CDS encoding YbhB/YbcL family Raf kinase inhibitor-like protein, with the protein product MENNATDSLKISSTAFDHEGVIPSKYTCEGEDVNPPLQIEKIPAGAKTLAIIAEDPDAPKGTFDHWVVWNIAPTNLIGCDTVPGVCGKNGSGNTGYYGPCPPSGFHRYYFHIYALDTELDLDSEADKAALQQAMQGHVLAEGVIMGRYQKHGL
- a CDS encoding right-handed parallel beta-helix repeat-containing protein; the protein is MHFSGPTDTVEASAREYTLVADSRGRLNIDNSRNTYRPGDILNLKGNFKSIFFFNMSGTAAKPIIIRNYRNTVVKIGEPDWNGGGYSSACEFSNCHYIRFGSQSDRSMIVINGSTQPAREAYHDLHIGNKTDNIEICFLTIMNGGNGIVAKTDPMKGDPGSVYPSLVTRNLQIHDLNISGTKNEAMYIGHTATYWDHTLNQPYYGSPSKFTPGHDYVQPAKWQNVKIYNNVISNIGLDGIQTAAIDGLEVFNNEVTHWGTQRNAAHNGGILIGGRTTNTNTHDNYVHDGWGEFCQFYGSGENRATHTISNNLFTDNQGDGISMRGTDNAIVRITNNTVACTKGNSLRINGYTGMKGKQIVNANAFIAPNGGQGVNIRNYVYVEEGGDAIEGTGNEENKKFQTPLEARVNTAEYYRPQQGSSIGNAGYRRK
- a CDS encoding ferritin-like domain-containing protein — encoded protein: MQILSNTSTNSRLEEFFVTMLQEIYWSEQHLVNVLSTMTGAASNTELIQAFDQHRQQTVEHVKVVERAFSLLGIPAQAEPSMGLQGLFDEGWQVIDETEEGSAQRDVALIIAAQKVEHYEIACYGSLVTLAATLGEIEVADMLRAVLTEEKETDALLTIIAESKINAQASEEPVAR
- a CDS encoding Gfo/Idh/MocA family protein; this encodes MHIQSRRHFLKNAAILSPVLTFFPSYLTAGKGSKFRIAFIGTGMWGQQYLKQALQHKDLDVRAISETDPAAINRSLELFREAGHSHPDIYRDNYQTLLARQDIDAVVIAAPWHQHYSIAKAAMLAGKHVACGAVMGTTLEEHQDIVRISEQTRCQYFTLDEHSYRSDLLAVTNMAQEGVFGDLQSIHAGASPHVLAAEQDKEALSYPVYPAAAVARLLNLKENTYVSLQVVQQKQQYVINKPCPKKGHARLFFTSGDVSAICLSTQQGQKVWLQMDAGKTQPVSTGFRVAGSNGSWVDLFNRIYLEENNPVNQIWEPGKPYINQYAQQAKLPRYKQVQEGNGYAMALQEFVGVLQERNELSVYAAATNSIITPMAALSAQRNGATVQFPTFRNPII
- a CDS encoding glycoside hydrolase family 19 protein, translating into MTVTSEQLQAIMPQADTRNIQQYLPYLNQEMPVYQINTPARAAAFLAQLGHECGQFSVVTENLNYRADRLVAVFPKYFPTQDLAQRYAGKPDMIANKVYANRLGNGPESSGDGWRFRGRGLIQLTGRASYDDCSRGLTGDAVTFRNAPDLLATPQYAVASACWFWSVYKTLNQIADQPDNWTTMYKNKLYSKFQWLTIRINGGLNGYDDRLALWEKAKMVLK
- a CDS encoding NUDIX domain-containing protein, with protein sequence MAKQSAGILLYRKKGKRLEVFLGHPGGPFWAKKDLGSWSVPKGEYQEGEEPLQAAIREFEEETGYRPSGHFIQLATIRQKGHKTVHCWAVAGDLDADSIVSNLFEIEWPPRSGKMKSFPEIDRAAWFPIDIAREKINERQAGFIDELVARIDE